TGATTTATGGAATAGGAAGTGCAGGGATAATTGCTTTTTTTTTAACTGCAGTTCCAGAGATGTTTCCAGGAGCAGTTCCTATAGTAGGGAAGAGATTATTGTTTATTGTTCTTTTATGGTTTTTGTGTAGAGTTAGTTTTTGGTTTATAGACTTTTTAGGAGTACCTTTTGTTGCCACTATAAACTTATTTTTGAGTCTATATATTATTTTACTTGTGACTAAACCGATTTTCCAAGATAAACACAAAAGGCATATTTCTTTTATCTTTAATCTTTTAGCCTTACTCTTTATTCAAACAATGTTTTTTCTAAGTATTGAAGCTTATATCAAAATTGATTCTTCTTCAATTTTAATTTTTGCTTTAGGTTTTTTTATAGTTTTAATTTTATTGGCATTAAGAAGAGTAAATATGGAAGCTATAAATGAATTATTAGAAGATGAAAATATTGATGAAACTTTTTACTCTAAGCCTTTTAGATACAACCTTGCGATTTTTTGTGTTTTATTATATAGCTTCGTAGAGTTTTTCTTTCCTGCAAACTCAATTTTAGCCTATTTGGCTCTTGCTTGTTTTGCTTCAATTTTGGCAATTACAAATGATTTTATTTTAAAAGATAATAATATTTTATTTAAGCCCTTTGTTTTATATATGCTTACAATTATTTTTCTTACAGCAATAGCTTATGCTTTTTTGGCATATGACTATTTTGATGAAGAACTTTATGCTTTAAATCATTTTAGACATTTTCTTACTACTGGTACTTTTGGTTTAGTTTTTTATGTAGTAATGGTAGTTGTTTCAACTATTCATACTGGAAGAAAACTCTTCACAAATATTTGGACAAACTTGGGTGTGGTTTTAATTGTTTTAGCCACTTTTATAAGAGCATTAATCCCTTTTTATCAAGAGTATTCAAGTTTAGCTTATCTTGTTTCTTCTTTATTTTGGGCTTTGGCTTTTTTAATTTATATGAAAATCTTTTTTCCCTTTTTACTCTCTAAAAGAGAAGATGGAATTAAAGGTTAAGAAAGGAAAAAATGAAAAAGATTTTATTACTTAGTTTACTATTTATATATTCTTTATATGCAAAAGATGGAAATAAAATAGTTGTGGCAGGTCCTTTTGCTTCAGTGTCTCATCCAATAATACATATGTTAAAAACTGATGCTTTAAAGGACTTAAATAAAAAAATAGAGTTTAGATTGTGGAAAAACCCAGATGAACTAAGAGCTTTAGTTTTAAATTCAGATATTGATTTTATAGCTCTTCCTACAAATGTAGCAGCAAATCTACATAATAAAGGAATTGATATAAAACTTTTAAATGTCTCTGTTTGGGGTATTTTAGCAATGATAAGTAGGGAGTCCAATTTAAAAACTCTAAAAGATTTTAAAGGAAAGAAAATAGCTCTTCCTTTTAGAGCAGATATGCCTGATATTATTTTTCAAGAATTAGCTAAACAACAGGGATTAGACCCAAAAAAAGATTTTGAAATTCAATATGTAGCAAACCCAATTGATGCAATGCAAATGTTGATATTAAGAAGAGTTAATCATGCTCTTTTAGCAGAACCAGCAATCTCCATTGCACTTAGAAAAACAGACTCTTTTCCAATAAAGGTCGTAGCACCAGATTTATATAGAAGTGTAGATTTACAAGAAGAGTGGGGTAGAGTTTTTAATACTAAAGCAAAAATACCCCAAGCAGGAATAGCTTTTTTAGGTAATACAAAAGGGAAAGAGAAACTTATAAATAGATTTTTAGAAGAGTATAGAAAGTCTTTGATTTGGTATAAAAACAATCCTAAAGAAGCAGCAACTTTAGTAGTAAAAACTCTTCCTATGTTAGAAGAAAAAGGTTTAGCTGATTCAATTAATCATGTGACTTTAGAAGAAGTATCTGCTTTTAGTGCAAAAGAAGAGTTAGAGTTTTTCTTTGGAGTATTAAAAGAGAGTAACTCAAAATTAATAGGTGGCAAACTGCCAACAAATGACTTATATTATAATCCCAATGAAAGGTAAAAAATGAAAAGAGAAGTAGTATTATCAGCTATTACAGTTTTAGCTTTATCAAAGAGTATGTATGCAGATACAAATTTAGGAGAGGTTTTAGTTACAACAGCTACAAAAACAGAAAAATCAATTGATGGAGTGACTGCTTCAATTCTTGTAATTACTCAAGAAGAGATAGAGAAAATGGGAGCAGAGTCTTTAAAAGATATTATAAATAAAACGGCAGGACTTACAGTACAGTATGGAACTTTCCCTAGTGCTAGTTCAAAATCAAAATCTTCAATATCAATTAGAGGAATGAGTGCAAATGGTACTCTGTTTTTATTAGATGGAAGAAGATTAGCAGGAGAAGTTAGAAATCCTTATGACTTGGATAGAATTCCAGCAAGTTCAGTAGAAAGAATAGAGATAGTAAAAGGACCAATGTCTTCACTTTATGGAGCAGATGCTACAGGTGGAATTATAAATATTATTACAAAAAAACCAAGTTCTACACCACAAATAGATATTAATCTAAGATATGGACAAAACTCTAAAGGAAATGCAAAAAATAAAAATGCCTCAGTCTCAATTAGAGGAACAAAAGATAAATTTAAATATTCAATTTATGCAAATCAAACAGATACTACTCCTTATACTCAAAAAGAAAAAGCAAATGTCTTAGTAAAACAAGTAGGAGGACCAAACTCTCAAACAAATCAAAAACCAAGTAATTTGACACCTGCAACCCCTTCTTATGCACTTTCAAATTTAAATGATATTTATAAGCATGATGTTACATATAGAGAAGATAGTGAGATTACAACTGTAGGAGGAAGATTTGATTATAGCCTTTCTGATAATTCAACAATAGGTTTTGATTTTAACTTTTTTGAAGAAGATAGAGAAGGGTCATATATAGGTTATTTTCATCCTTCAAATTATAAAACACCTTTAGGTGGTAAGATACCAGTTTTTAATATTCCAGTAGACTCTAAAGATGAAAATGAGAGATTAGACTTAGGCTTAGATTTTGAAAGTTCTTTAACAAAGGATTTATTACTTAAATTAAGAGTATATAACTCTAGCTATGAAAAAAGAAATAGTACAACAGCAGTATATTATAAAGAATTAGGATATCTTTCAAAAAAAGATTCTGCAAGTAATGGAATGAATGCAAATGTAGATGTAAGAAGTTATGAAGCAATGTTAAATTATGTTTTAAATAATTCACATTTATTAACAGTAGGTACAGAGTATAGAGAAGAAGAAAGAGATGCAACTGTTTTTGATAATACACCTAAAATGACTACAAAAAAAGTTGACTATAAATCTATTTATTTACAAGATGAGTGGCAAATTACTGAAACTTTAAATGCAACTTTAGGTACAAGATATGATGAGGTATCAAATGCAGATAATAAAGCTACTTTTAAAATAGGAGTTGTAAATAAGTTTTCAGATTTAGCAAATCTTAGAGCAATTTTTGCACAAGGATATAGAACTCCTGACCTTCGAGAAATGTATATAAATAAACAAACTCCAAACGGTTTACAGCAAGGTGCACAAGTAGTAGGTTATGATTTAAAGCCAGAGTTTACAAATACATATGAACTAGGATTATCTGGTAGAAATTCTAATTTTAGATATGATATTGCACTATTTTTAAATGATATAGAAGATAGAATATCACAAGTTCAAAGAAATGGTTATTATACTTTTGAAAACATAAATGAAGCACAAACAAAGGGTTTAGAGTTAAATCTTTCATATGATATTTTAAATAATTTATCAACAAATTTTAATTTTATGTATTTAAAAACAAAAGATAAAAGTACTGATAAGGATTTAGAATTTAATCCTGATAAAACAGCTTCAATAAGTTTTTCATATTCACCAATTGAAACTTTAACTCTTTCTCCTACATTAAGATATATAGGTAAGCAATATTATAGTGAGAACTTTAAAACATTAACAACTAATTCTCAAACTTTTGTAGATTTTAATTTAGATTATAAAATAGATAAGAACTTTTCATTATATGCAGGAGCCAATAATATTTTTGATGAAAAAGTTGATGATGTTTTAGGTTCAAATGTAGGTGTGTTTTATTTTACGGGACTTAGAATAAAGTTTTAAAATATTACATTTTTCTAACTATTTTGTCTTTATATTTAGATTATGATAAGATTTTACTATGAAAGAAAAATATATTAAATCAAATAGTTTTATTACTATTGCAGTATCAATTTCAATTGTTTTAGTTTTATCTCTTATAAGTTATAACTTTTTTATGCAAAACTTTGAGAGCATAGAAAAAGAACAAAATACTAAAAATATCTATTCTGCTTTAGATATTATGAACAAAAAGCTTTCTTATATGGAAGGTATAGTAAATGACTATGCTAAATGGGATGATACTTATAATTTTTTAAAAGACAAAAATGAAGAGTATATCTATGAAAATTTTAGAGAAGGTACAAATACTTTAGGTGACATAGGTCTAGATTTTGCAATATTTATTAATTTAGAAAATGAAATTTTCTATACTTCAAATGTAGAAAAAGAAGCTTATAAATTTGATGGAGCTTTTATTCAAAATATTTTAGAAAAATTTAAAGGGGAAGAAGATCTTACAACATTGTTTAAAAGTGGATCAAATAACTTTTATCTTATAAAAAAATATGTTTCAAATAGTGATGATACAGCTCCTAAAAATGGCTTTATTTATGCAGGTAAACTTGTATCTAAACCTACACTTACAAGTATAAAAAAAGTATTTCACCGAGTAAGTCTTGAAGATAGAGTTTATAAAGAAAATGATTTAGTTTTTGATTCAAAATATTTAAAAAATGTATCAGTTAAATCTTTAGAAAGTAAAAATTGTAATTGTCTTGAAAATGTAATTCAACTGTATGATAAGAATAAAAACTATGTTTTTTCTCTTATTACCCAATCTCAAAGAGATTTAATAAATAAAGGAAAAGAGACAATTCTTTATTACAATATTATTATCTCTATTTTTCTATTTATTGTACTGTTTTTAATTTTTAGAAATCAAAGAAGTTTAGAAAAAGATAATAAAAAATTAGAAAAAAGAGTTCATGAGGTTGTCTCTTCTTTAAGGGAAAAAGATCAAATCCTTTTTCAACAATCAAAATTAGCCCAAATGGGAGAAATGATAGGAAATATTGCTCATCAATGGAGACAGCCTTTAAACTCACTAGGTCTTTTAATTCAAAAAATTGAAATAAAATATCATACAAATAGTTTAGATAAAGAGAGTCTTGAAGATATTGTGACAAGAAGTAAACTTCTTACAAACAATATGTCAGAAACAATTGATGATTTTATGAACTTTTTTAATCCTGGATTAAATGATGAAACTTTTTTTATTGATGATATTTTAAATAAAGCATTAAATCTTTTTGATTCAAAAGATATGAAATGTGAGATAAAACTTATAAATGAAGTAAGTTCTAAAAAAGAGTTAAGTGGCTCTAAAAATGGACTTATTCAAGTGATTTTAAATCTTCTAACAAATGCTTGCGATAGTATGAAAGATAAACCATTTTGTCAAATTGATTTAATAATTAAAGAGGATAAAAATTCAATTTTTATAATAGTAAGAGATTATGGAGATGGAATAAAAAAAGAGATTTTTAATAGAATTTTTGAACCATATTTTACTACAAAGTTTAAATCACAAGGTACAGGGATAGGTTTATATATGTCTAAAATGATTATTGAACAATATATGAATGGTACCCTTACTGTAAAAAATAATAAAGAAGGAGCTACTTTTACTATAGAATTAAAGTATAAATAATTTTATTGAAAGTAACAAAAAAGTATAATTCAAAAAAAATAAAGAGTTAGTCATGGCAAGAGTA
This sequence is a window from Halarcobacter bivalviorum. Protein-coding genes within it:
- a CDS encoding NnrS family protein; the encoded protein is MENKKQYATKHYEYYPKGEVPIYLAYAFRPIFLLLAPYIVVSIILWTLTFSGVFSLSFIDNLVTWHMYEMIYGIGSAGIIAFFLTAVPEMFPGAVPIVGKRLLFIVLLWFLCRVSFWFIDFLGVPFVATINLFLSLYIILLVTKPIFQDKHKRHISFIFNLLALLFIQTMFFLSIEAYIKIDSSSILIFALGFFIVLILLALRRVNMEAINELLEDENIDETFYSKPFRYNLAIFCVLLYSFVEFFFPANSILAYLALACFASILAITNDFILKDNNILFKPFVLYMLTIIFLTAIAYAFLAYDYFDEELYALNHFRHFLTTGTFGLVFYVVMVVVSTIHTGRKLFTNIWTNLGVVLIVLATFIRALIPFYQEYSSLAYLVSSLFWALAFLIYMKIFFPFLLSKREDGIKG
- a CDS encoding ATP-binding protein, giving the protein MKEKYIKSNSFITIAVSISIVLVLSLISYNFFMQNFESIEKEQNTKNIYSALDIMNKKLSYMEGIVNDYAKWDDTYNFLKDKNEEYIYENFREGTNTLGDIGLDFAIFINLENEIFYTSNVEKEAYKFDGAFIQNILEKFKGEEDLTTLFKSGSNNFYLIKKYVSNSDDTAPKNGFIYAGKLVSKPTLTSIKKVFHRVSLEDRVYKENDLVFDSKYLKNVSVKSLESKNCNCLENVIQLYDKNKNYVFSLITQSQRDLINKGKETILYYNIIISIFLFIVLFLIFRNQRSLEKDNKKLEKRVHEVVSSLREKDQILFQQSKLAQMGEMIGNIAHQWRQPLNSLGLLIQKIEIKYHTNSLDKESLEDIVTRSKLLTNNMSETIDDFMNFFNPGLNDETFFIDDILNKALNLFDSKDMKCEIKLINEVSSKKELSGSKNGLIQVILNLLTNACDSMKDKPFCQIDLIIKEDKNSIFIIVRDYGDGIKKEIFNRIFEPYFTTKFKSQGTGIGLYMSKMIIEQYMNGTLTVKNNKEGATFTIELKYK
- a CDS encoding TonB-dependent receptor plug domain-containing protein encodes the protein MKREVVLSAITVLALSKSMYADTNLGEVLVTTATKTEKSIDGVTASILVITQEEIEKMGAESLKDIINKTAGLTVQYGTFPSASSKSKSSISIRGMSANGTLFLLDGRRLAGEVRNPYDLDRIPASSVERIEIVKGPMSSLYGADATGGIINIITKKPSSTPQIDINLRYGQNSKGNAKNKNASVSIRGTKDKFKYSIYANQTDTTPYTQKEKANVLVKQVGGPNSQTNQKPSNLTPATPSYALSNLNDIYKHDVTYREDSEITTVGGRFDYSLSDNSTIGFDFNFFEEDREGSYIGYFHPSNYKTPLGGKIPVFNIPVDSKDENERLDLGLDFESSLTKDLLLKLRVYNSSYEKRNSTTAVYYKELGYLSKKDSASNGMNANVDVRSYEAMLNYVLNNSHLLTVGTEYREEERDATVFDNTPKMTTKKVDYKSIYLQDEWQITETLNATLGTRYDEVSNADNKATFKIGVVNKFSDLANLRAIFAQGYRTPDLREMYINKQTPNGLQQGAQVVGYDLKPEFTNTYELGLSGRNSNFRYDIALFLNDIEDRISQVQRNGYYTFENINEAQTKGLELNLSYDILNNLSTNFNFMYLKTKDKSTDKDLEFNPDKTASISFSYSPIETLTLSPTLRYIGKQYYSENFKTLTTNSQTFVDFNLDYKIDKNFSLYAGANNIFDEKVDDVLGSNVGVFYFTGLRIKF
- a CDS encoding ABC transporter substrate-binding protein — encoded protein: MKKILLLSLLFIYSLYAKDGNKIVVAGPFASVSHPIIHMLKTDALKDLNKKIEFRLWKNPDELRALVLNSDIDFIALPTNVAANLHNKGIDIKLLNVSVWGILAMISRESNLKTLKDFKGKKIALPFRADMPDIIFQELAKQQGLDPKKDFEIQYVANPIDAMQMLILRRVNHALLAEPAISIALRKTDSFPIKVVAPDLYRSVDLQEEWGRVFNTKAKIPQAGIAFLGNTKGKEKLINRFLEEYRKSLIWYKNNPKEAATLVVKTLPMLEEKGLADSINHVTLEEVSAFSAKEELEFFFGVLKESNSKLIGGKLPTNDLYYNPNER